From the Maioricimonas rarisocia genome, one window contains:
- a CDS encoding PSD1 and planctomycete cytochrome C domain-containing protein, translated as MLNRVPMQTAIILLVVCSAAPTDAGTERLFAVDVLPVLKAKCLVCHGDDADDLKGEFDMRTRAGLLRGGESEEPAVIPGDPEASPLYQAIRWEGLEMPPKENDRLTLEQIAKVRTWIAEGAPWPAEERIRELQEAAWETAGGVTVATSGGLSDSWTNRRYDPADLWAYQPVVRPEVPAAFGNEAPNPIDAFINRRLAEQNLSPLPQADRRTLIRRATFDLTGLPPTPEEVDAFLADESPRAWERLIDRLLASPQYGEQWARHWLDVVRYADTAGFSNDFARPNAWRYRDYVIRAFNSDQPYDRFVREQIAGDEIAPDDPEALIATGFLRMGPWEHTAMSVAAVTRQQFLDDVTNSVGVTFLAHELRCAKCHDHKFDPIPTRDYYRITAAFAPVQFADRDVPYLAEENTSGFADGRERLARLKEMEGVRSLTTIPREHWPVDEYDEETEEKGHSKVRRKRDQYLQREGKRYQPLALSVYSGPDRDFRSNTPVVKMPGPQKRKGKAADIHILTGGAIESPGELVTPGVLSAVTGADGSADLPQSTIGRRAALADWIASPDNPLTARVMVNRIWQWHFGTAIAGNPNNFGKTGKKPTHPELLDFLASEFVAHGWSIKEMHRLIMTSQAYQRASGPVPDELREADPDGELRAWFEPRRLTAEELRDTMLAVSGELNLEMGGLPVRPEINMEVAMQPRHIMGSVGPAYQPSRTPDQRNRRTIYAERIRTLRDPMLEVFNQPGLDTSCERRDASTITPQVFTLLNSQNSYDRAVAMALQLAEEETDSRERVQRAFRLAFGRTATDEEIADCLEHVRQQTAHHREHELEPVEPPKFVIREMVEEMTGLNFYWVEDLDVYQDYVPHTKPWDVSPEMRAWADLCLVLLNSNELIYVY; from the coding sequence ATGCTCAATCGCGTCCCGATGCAGACCGCGATCATCCTGCTGGTCGTCTGCTCCGCCGCTCCAACCGACGCCGGCACCGAACGTCTGTTCGCGGTCGACGTCCTGCCGGTGCTGAAGGCGAAGTGCCTGGTCTGCCACGGCGACGATGCGGACGACCTGAAGGGTGAGTTCGACATGCGGACGCGGGCGGGGCTGCTCCGCGGGGGAGAATCGGAAGAGCCGGCAGTGATTCCCGGTGATCCGGAAGCAAGTCCGCTGTACCAGGCGATCCGCTGGGAGGGCCTGGAGATGCCTCCCAAAGAGAACGACCGTCTCACGCTGGAACAGATCGCGAAGGTTCGCACATGGATTGCGGAGGGCGCTCCCTGGCCAGCCGAGGAGCGGATCCGCGAACTGCAGGAGGCGGCCTGGGAGACGGCCGGCGGCGTAACGGTCGCCACGTCGGGGGGGCTGTCCGACTCGTGGACGAATCGTCGCTACGATCCGGCGGACCTGTGGGCGTATCAACCGGTCGTGCGGCCGGAGGTACCGGCGGCATTCGGCAATGAAGCGCCGAATCCCATCGATGCCTTCATCAATCGCAGACTGGCGGAGCAGAACCTGTCGCCGCTGCCTCAGGCTGACCGCCGAACGTTGATCCGCCGGGCGACATTCGATCTGACCGGACTTCCCCCGACGCCCGAGGAAGTGGACGCGTTCCTTGCCGACGAATCCCCCCGCGCCTGGGAGCGGCTGATCGACCGGCTGCTGGCCAGTCCGCAGTACGGCGAGCAGTGGGCCCGGCACTGGCTGGATGTGGTGCGATACGCCGACACCGCCGGCTTCTCAAACGACTTTGCCCGCCCGAACGCATGGCGGTATCGGGACTATGTCATCCGCGCCTTCAACAGTGACCAGCCGTACGACCGGTTCGTGCGGGAGCAGATCGCCGGCGACGAGATTGCTCCCGACGATCCCGAAGCTCTGATCGCGACCGGCTTCCTGCGGATGGGGCCGTGGGAGCACACCGCGATGAGCGTCGCCGCCGTCACCCGGCAGCAGTTTCTCGACGACGTGACGAACAGCGTGGGAGTGACGTTCCTCGCGCACGAACTGCGGTGCGCGAAGTGTCACGATCACAAGTTCGATCCGATTCCGACCCGCGACTACTACCGGATCACGGCGGCGTTCGCTCCGGTGCAGTTTGCTGACCGCGACGTTCCGTATCTGGCCGAGGAGAACACCAGCGGCTTCGCGGATGGCCGGGAACGGCTAGCGCGACTCAAGGAAATGGAAGGCGTGCGGAGTCTGACAACGATTCCGCGTGAACACTGGCCGGTCGACGAATACGACGAGGAAACGGAAGAGAAGGGACACTCAAAGGTTCGCCGCAAGCGGGACCAGTACCTGCAGCGGGAGGGGAAACGGTACCAGCCGCTCGCGCTGAGCGTCTACAGCGGTCCGGATCGGGACTTCCGTTCGAACACGCCGGTCGTGAAGATGCCCGGCCCGCAGAAGCGGAAAGGAAAGGCCGCCGACATTCACATCCTCACCGGCGGCGCCATCGAATCGCCGGGCGAGCTGGTGACGCCGGGCGTCCTGAGCGCCGTCACCGGAGCCGACGGTTCGGCCGATCTTCCCCAATCGACCATCGGTCGCCGTGCGGCGCTGGCAGACTGGATCGCCAGTCCCGACAATCCGCTGACCGCGCGGGTGATGGTCAACCGGATCTGGCAGTGGCACTTCGGGACAGCGATCGCAGGGAACCCGAACAACTTCGGCAAGACCGGGAAGAAGCCGACGCATCCGGAGCTGCTCGACTTCCTGGCGAGCGAGTTCGTCGCCCACGGTTGGTCGATCAAGGAGATGCACCGACTGATCATGACGTCACAGGCGTATCAGCGGGCATCGGGGCCCGTCCCTGATGAGCTGCGCGAGGCCGATCCAGACGGCGAACTGCGGGCGTGGTTCGAGCCGCGGCGACTGACCGCCGAGGAACTCCGCGACACCATGCTGGCCGTCTCTGGTGAGCTGAATCTGGAAATGGGGGGACTGCCGGTCCGGCCGGAAATCAACATGGAAGTCGCCATGCAGCCGCGGCACATCATGGGATCGGTGGGGCCTGCCTATCAGCCATCACGGACGCCGGACCAGCGGAACCGCCGCACGATCTATGCGGAACGGATCCGCACGCTGCGGGACCCGATGCTGGAAGTGTTCAACCAGCCGGGACTGGACACATCCTGCGAACGTCGCGACGCGTCGACGATCACGCCGCAGGTCTTCACGCTGCTGAACAGTCAGAACAGCTACGACCGGGCGGTCGCCATGGCGCTGCAACTGGCTGAAGAGGAGACAGATTCACGCGAGCGGGTGCAGCGGGCGTTTCGGCTCGCCTTCGGGCGGACAGCCACCGACGAAGAGATTGCCGACTGTCTCGAGCATGTCAGGCAGCAGACAGCTCACCACCGCGAACATGAGCTGGAGCCGGTCGAGCCGCCGAAGTTTGTGATCCGCGAGATGGTCGAAGAGATGACCGGGCTGAACTTCTATTGGGTCGAGGATCTGGACGTGTACCAGGATTACGTTCCGCACACGAAGCCGTGGGACGTCTCGCCGGAGATGCGGGCGTGGGCCGATCTCTGCCTGGTCCTGCTGAACAGCAACGAGCTCATCTACGTCTACTGA
- a CDS encoding DUF1501 domain-containing protein, giving the protein MRASAPLSRRETLYGLGASLGAVAFSGLLASDRARAAAARPLAPKSGHFNSKAKACILLYMAGGPSHIDTFDPKPKLDELHMQKFVRKDKFASAMASGERYFVKSPFRFRKAGEAGIDMCEHWEHLAGVADELCIYRGCQAESINHPTANYHMNTGNRFGGDPAIGSWVTYGLGTENQDLPGYIVLPEVAYPQGGAANWSNGFLPPYYQGTTLRASGSPILDLNPPPGVTRGHQRRNLDLLAKLNERHLVRHPDHSELAARMENYELAFRMQMQVPGILDISQESAAVQQLYGLDDPRTAELGRRCLLARRLVEQGVRFVQVYTAGWDSHDYIERAHSQRIRAVDRPIAALIRDLKSRGMLDETLIVWTGEFGRSPDNGKRGGGERLGRDHNAKGMAMFLAGGGVPRGEVVGATDEIGEKAVDVAHPIRDVHVTLLKLLGLDDNKLTYFHGGRFKQLSQTGGEVIDELIA; this is encoded by the coding sequence ATGCGGGCGTCCGCGCCGCTCTCAAGGCGGGAGACGCTGTACGGACTGGGAGCCAGCCTCGGGGCGGTCGCATTCTCGGGACTACTGGCGTCTGATCGGGCCCGGGCTGCGGCGGCCCGACCGCTCGCCCCGAAATCCGGCCACTTCAATTCGAAGGCGAAAGCCTGCATCCTGCTGTACATGGCAGGCGGTCCGAGCCACATCGACACGTTCGACCCGAAGCCGAAGCTGGACGAACTGCACATGCAGAAGTTCGTCCGCAAGGACAAGTTCGCCTCGGCGATGGCCTCGGGTGAGCGGTATTTCGTGAAGAGTCCGTTCCGGTTCCGCAAGGCGGGCGAAGCGGGCATCGACATGTGCGAGCACTGGGAGCACCTGGCCGGTGTGGCCGACGAGCTCTGCATCTACCGTGGCTGCCAGGCGGAATCGATCAACCATCCGACCGCCAACTATCATATGAACACGGGTAACCGGTTCGGGGGCGATCCGGCGATCGGTTCGTGGGTGACGTACGGGCTCGGCACCGAGAACCAGGATCTGCCCGGCTACATCGTGCTGCCGGAGGTGGCCTACCCGCAGGGGGGAGCGGCGAACTGGTCGAACGGCTTTCTTCCCCCGTACTACCAGGGGACGACACTGCGGGCGAGCGGGTCGCCGATCCTCGATCTCAACCCGCCGCCGGGTGTCACGCGGGGACACCAAAGGCGCAATCTCGACCTGCTGGCGAAACTGAACGAGCGGCACCTCGTGCGTCACCCGGATCACTCCGAACTGGCCGCCCGCATGGAAAACTACGAGCTGGCCTTCCGGATGCAGATGCAGGTTCCGGGAATCCTGGACATCTCACAGGAGTCGGCGGCGGTGCAGCAACTGTACGGACTGGACGATCCCCGCACGGCCGAGTTGGGGCGGCGGTGTCTGCTGGCGCGACGACTGGTCGAGCAGGGGGTACGGTTCGTGCAGGTGTATACAGCGGGATGGGATTCGCACGACTACATCGAGCGGGCCCACAGCCAGCGGATCCGTGCTGTCGACCGACCGATCGCGGCGCTCATTCGGGATCTGAAGTCACGCGGCATGCTGGACGAGACGCTGATTGTCTGGACGGGGGAGTTCGGCCGCAGTCCCGATAACGGCAAACGGGGTGGCGGCGAGCGTCTGGGGCGCGATCACAACGCCAAAGGAATGGCGATGTTCCTGGCGGGGGGCGGTGTTCCGCGAGGAGAGGTCGTCGGAGCAACCGACGAGATCGGCGAGAAAGCGGTGGACGTCGCTCATCCGATCCGGGACGTACACGTCACACTGCTGAAGCTGCTCGGCCTCGATGACAACAAGCTGACGTACTTCCACGGCGGCCGGTTCAAGCAGCTCTCGCAGACGGGTGGCGAAGTGATCGACGAGCTGATCGCCTGA
- a CDS encoding 3-keto-disaccharide hydrolase, which yields MLRMLWSSCLMAVLACSPALAADEGEWVSLFDGKSLEGWVQKNGTATYRVEGDAIVGKTNEGSPNSFLCTEKDYGDFELEFEVKVDDRLNSGVQIRSQTKDGPTGRVNGPQVEIEAGPGEAGYIYGEATGRGWLTPKDRLIPHEHFKNGEWNHYRVKAVGPHIQTWINGEQIADLKDEAIYETHPSGFIGLQVHGIKKGTGPYEVAWRNIRIRPIK from the coding sequence ATGCTGCGCATGCTGTGGAGTTCCTGCCTGATGGCCGTCCTCGCCTGCAGCCCGGCCCTGGCCGCTGATGAAGGGGAATGGGTTTCGCTGTTCGACGGCAAATCGCTCGAGGGCTGGGTCCAGAAGAACGGGACCGCGACGTACCGTGTCGAAGGGGACGCGATCGTCGGCAAGACGAACGAGGGAAGCCCGAACTCGTTCCTCTGCACCGAGAAGGACTACGGCGACTTCGAACTGGAGTTCGAGGTCAAGGTGGATGACCGGCTGAACTCCGGCGTGCAGATCCGTTCGCAGACCAAGGACGGCCCGACCGGCCGCGTGAACGGTCCCCAGGTCGAAATCGAAGCGGGGCCGGGCGAAGCGGGTTACATCTACGGCGAGGCAACCGGACGCGGCTGGCTGACGCCGAAGGACCGCCTGATCCCGCACGAGCACTTCAAGAACGGCGAGTGGAACCATTACCGCGTGAAGGCGGTCGGTCCGCACATCCAGACCTGGATTAACGGCGAGCAGATTGCCGACCTGAAGGACGAGGCGATCTATGAGACGCACCCGAGCGGCTTCATCGGGCTGCAGGTGCACGGCATCAAGAAGGGGACCGGCCCTTACGAGGTGGCATGGCGGAACATCCGCATCCGCCCGATCAAGTAG
- a CDS encoding anti-sigma factor, with the protein MPRSDFSDADLLAYVDEQLPADQSSAVEEALRGSAEMRQRVTLLVRRRDQGGHSIGEIWRRNRLSCPSRSDLGSYLLGAIDPGHEDYIEFHLRTIGCRLCEANLEDLRSAKQDVPDRQRRRRRYFESSAGVLRSQRPS; encoded by the coding sequence GTGCCACGATCCGACTTCAGCGATGCCGACCTGCTCGCCTACGTCGACGAGCAGCTTCCTGCCGACCAGTCGAGCGCGGTCGAAGAGGCTCTCCGCGGTTCTGCGGAGATGCGGCAGCGCGTGACGCTTCTGGTCCGCCGCCGCGACCAGGGAGGCCATTCGATCGGTGAGATCTGGCGTCGGAACCGCCTCAGCTGTCCCTCCCGCAGCGATCTGGGCAGCTACCTGCTCGGCGCGATCGATCCGGGCCACGAGGACTACATCGAGTTCCACCTGCGGACGATCGGCTGCCGTCTGTGTGAGGCGAACCTCGAAGACCTCCGTTCCGCAAAGCAGGATGTGCCGGATCGGCAGCGCCGCCGTCGCCGCTACTTTGAATCATCGGCCGGCGTCCTCCGGAGCCAGCGACCGTCCTGA
- a CDS encoding transketolase, translating into MVAAAPSIDQLKERANAIRKLIVRITTEAGSGHPSSSLSATEVVTALYFGGFMNYDPNQPKDPKRDRFILSKGHACPVLYSAMAEAGYFPTEEIMTLRKLGSPYEGHPNMKRLKGIEASTGSLGQGLSIGIGHALASQMDNLGFNVFVMLGDGEMGEGQVWEAISCAAKYKLGNLTAIIDQNGYQQTGATSEVLDLTEFQPKIEAFGWHVQTIEGNDMESVVAALTAAAEVKDRPKAIVSKTRKGYGILEVLEKEGDLNFHGKPLPPDLAEKALALLDS; encoded by the coding sequence ATCGTGGCCGCTGCCCCCAGCATCGACCAGCTCAAAGAGCGGGCGAACGCGATTCGTAAGTTGATCGTCCGGATCACGACCGAAGCCGGGAGTGGTCACCCTTCGAGCAGCCTGTCGGCAACCGAAGTTGTGACCGCGCTGTACTTCGGCGGGTTCATGAACTACGACCCGAATCAGCCGAAGGATCCCAAGCGGGATCGCTTCATCCTGAGCAAGGGGCACGCCTGCCCGGTGCTGTACTCGGCGATGGCCGAAGCGGGGTACTTCCCGACCGAAGAGATCATGACGCTTCGCAAGCTGGGCAGCCCCTACGAAGGGCACCCCAACATGAAGCGTCTCAAGGGGATTGAGGCCTCCACCGGATCGCTCGGCCAGGGACTTTCCATCGGCATCGGCCACGCGCTGGCCAGCCAGATGGACAACCTCGGCTTCAACGTCTTCGTCATGCTGGGCGACGGCGAAATGGGCGAAGGCCAGGTGTGGGAAGCGATTTCCTGTGCCGCCAAGTACAAGCTGGGCAATCTGACCGCCATCATCGATCAGAACGGATACCAGCAGACCGGCGCGACCAGCGAAGTCCTCGACCTGACCGAGTTCCAGCCGAAGATCGAAGCGTTCGGCTGGCATGTGCAGACGATCGAGGGGAACGACATGGAGAGTGTCGTCGCCGCCCTCACCGCCGCCGCGGAAGTCAAAGACCGGCCCAAGGCGATCGTCTCGAAGACCCGCAAGGGCTACGGCATCCTGGAAGTGCTCGAGAAGGAGGGTGACCTCAACTTCCACGGCAAGCCGCTTCCGCCGGACCTCGCCGAAAAGGCTCTGGCCCTTCTCGACAGCTGA
- a CDS encoding transketolase family protein, with the protein MYAGKLSGLELGKATRDAFGEALRDLGSEISELVTVDGDVGNSTRTEYFAKAYPERAFNVGIAESNMVGVAGGLAGSGKIPVVASFACFLLDNAFDQIRMAVAFPEMNVKLVGSHAGISIGEDGPSQMGIEDVGLACSLPGLTVVVPSDAACTRAATEAIIRNEGPAYLRVGRGKVAEVYPDGCNFELGKAIQLRDGADATIIANGLMVPAALDAATALKEQGVNVRVLDMHTIKPLDRDAIQKAAEETGAIVVAEEHLHHGGLGSVVCQAVCEMKPVPVESVDVGDVYAESGDPDGLLQKYGLTPDAVADAVKRAIARK; encoded by the coding sequence ATGTATGCAGGCAAACTGAGCGGTTTGGAACTTGGCAAGGCGACGCGCGATGCCTTCGGCGAAGCGCTGCGTGACCTCGGCAGTGAAATCTCCGAGCTGGTCACAGTGGACGGAGACGTCGGCAACTCGACGCGCACCGAATACTTCGCAAAGGCTTACCCTGAACGGGCCTTCAACGTCGGCATCGCCGAGAGCAATATGGTCGGCGTGGCCGGCGGTCTGGCCGGCAGCGGGAAGATCCCCGTCGTCGCCAGCTTTGCCTGCTTCCTGCTCGACAATGCGTTCGACCAGATCCGGATGGCGGTCGCCTTCCCGGAGATGAACGTCAAGCTGGTCGGTTCGCACGCGGGCATCTCGATCGGCGAAGACGGCCCCTCGCAGATGGGCATCGAAGACGTCGGACTGGCCTGCTCGCTGCCCGGCCTGACTGTCGTCGTCCCCTCCGACGCCGCCTGCACCCGGGCCGCCACCGAAGCGATCATCCGCAATGAAGGCCCGGCCTACCTGCGGGTCGGTCGCGGCAAAGTGGCCGAAGTGTACCCGGATGGCTGCAACTTCGAGCTGGGCAAGGCCATCCAGCTGCGTGACGGAGCGGACGCGACGATCATTGCCAACGGCCTGATGGTCCCCGCGGCCCTCGATGCTGCCACGGCCCTGAAAGAGCAGGGGGTGAACGTGCGTGTGCTCGACATGCACACCATCAAGCCGCTCGACCGGGATGCCATCCAGAAGGCAGCGGAAGAGACCGGCGCCATTGTGGTTGCCGAAGAGCACCTGCATCACGGCGGTCTCGGCTCGGTCGTCTGCCAGGCTGTCTGCGAGATGAAGCCGGTGCCGGTCGAATCGGTCGACGTCGGAGACGTCTACGCCGAGAGTGGCGACCCGGATGGACTGCTTCAGAAGTACGGCCTGACGCCCGATGCGGTCGCCGACGCCGTCAAACGTGCGATCGCCCGCAAGTAG
- a CDS encoding GNAT family N-acetyltransferase translates to MITYRSFRNADPPLLLNLWRDCELGRGAARPQSVEAIELVTFSQPYFDPAGLIIAQDGDRAVGFIHAGFGCDEDGAELVTDPGVICAIMVHPEFRRQGIGRELLGRAEQYLQQQGAVHVQAGQSPGLDPFYFGVYGGTRPSGFLLSDPLAEPFLAACGYSPVDRFEVLQRDLANSRDPANFRLVAFRRKVRLDAFDQRGNTNWWWHNHLGRVDSVRFELLLKSDDTSCAGVTVVGLDHFTSTWQERAVGLLELDSTDHADADLHRQVLIVEVLKRLRQEMVTRAEIHVREGAEALIEMLRQTGFDTVDMGVVYRRNESLR, encoded by the coding sequence GTGATCACTTACCGGTCGTTTCGAAACGCGGATCCGCCCCTGCTGCTGAATCTGTGGCGAGATTGTGAACTCGGCCGCGGGGCGGCACGCCCCCAATCCGTCGAAGCGATCGAGCTGGTTACATTCTCGCAGCCGTATTTCGATCCGGCCGGACTGATCATCGCTCAGGATGGCGATCGCGCCGTCGGATTCATCCACGCTGGCTTCGGTTGCGACGAGGACGGTGCAGAACTGGTCACCGACCCGGGTGTGATCTGCGCGATCATGGTCCACCCGGAGTTCCGCCGGCAGGGGATCGGCCGGGAGCTTCTCGGCCGCGCTGAGCAGTACCTGCAGCAACAGGGTGCGGTTCACGTCCAGGCAGGACAGTCCCCGGGCCTTGACCCGTTCTACTTCGGGGTTTACGGCGGAACCAGGCCTTCCGGTTTTCTGCTCTCCGACCCGCTTGCCGAACCGTTTCTCGCGGCGTGCGGCTATTCGCCGGTCGACCGCTTCGAGGTGCTGCAGAGAGATCTGGCGAACTCACGGGACCCGGCGAACTTCCGCCTGGTCGCCTTTCGCCGCAAAGTGAGACTGGACGCCTTCGACCAGCGGGGCAACACGAACTGGTGGTGGCACAACCACCTGGGCCGTGTCGATTCCGTTCGGTTCGAGCTGCTCCTCAAGAGCGACGACACGTCATGCGCAGGCGTGACGGTTGTCGGCCTCGACCACTTTACCAGCACGTGGCAGGAACGTGCTGTGGGGCTGCTCGAACTCGACAGCACCGACCACGCCGATGCGGATCTGCACCGGCAGGTGCTGATCGTCGAGGTCCTCAAGCGATTGCGTCAGGAGATGGTGACACGCGCGGAGATTCACGTCCGCGAAGGAGCAGAGGCCCTGATCGAAATGCTGCGGCAGACCGGGTTTGATACCGTGGACATGGGCGTGGTCTATCGCCGGAACGAATCGCTCCGCTGA
- the csrA gene encoding carbon storage regulator CsrA: MLVLSRKQDEKIMIGDSITLMVISIQGDKVRLGIEAPKHVTVHREEVYQAIQNERREQNGTAARPAATEG; the protein is encoded by the coding sequence ATGCTGGTTCTCAGCCGCAAGCAAGACGAAAAAATCATGATCGGTGATTCGATCACCCTGATGGTCATTTCCATTCAGGGGGACAAGGTCCGTTTGGGGATCGAAGCTCCCAAGCATGTGACCGTTCACCGCGAAGAAGTCTATCAGGCGATTCAGAACGAACGCCGCGAGCAGAACGGCACGGCCGCCAGGCCCGCTGCAACCGAAGGCTGA
- a CDS encoding YkgJ family cysteine cluster protein, protein MASPKQPPPDSTSDPWYHEGLKFACTQCGNCCTGSPGYVWVTEEEIAAIARHLEKPIGEIRLMHTRPVGQRTSLRDFANGDCTFFDGRTRSCTIYPVRPVQCRTWPFWNSNLSSPEAWQEVGRTCPGVGKGDFVSLDEITERARQIDI, encoded by the coding sequence ATGGCCTCACCGAAACAACCTCCCCCCGACTCGACCAGCGATCCCTGGTACCACGAAGGTCTGAAGTTCGCCTGCACACAGTGCGGTAACTGCTGCACCGGCTCCCCGGGCTATGTCTGGGTGACCGAAGAGGAGATCGCAGCCATCGCCAGGCACCTCGAGAAGCCGATCGGCGAGATCCGGCTGATGCACACCCGGCCGGTGGGACAGCGGACGAGCCTTCGCGATTTCGCGAACGGCGACTGCACTTTCTTTGATGGTCGCACACGCAGCTGCACGATCTATCCGGTGCGTCCGGTCCAGTGCCGTACCTGGCCCTTCTGGAACTCGAACCTCTCCAGCCCCGAAGCCTGGCAGGAAGTCGGACGGACCTGCCCGGGTGTCGGAAAAGGGGACTTCGTAAGTCTCGACGAGATCACCGAGCGGGCCCGACAGATCGACATCTGA
- a CDS encoding HU family DNA-binding protein, with the protein MTKKEIVKAISESCGLTQLKTKEIVQKTFEAIIDTLVEDPRHRIELRNFGVFEVKKRAARKARNPRTGERVDVAEKYVVTFKPGKEMEERVLQLEQQELNQPPQPTNVESSTPAAPAQPVTPQPTAPPVIPPHPSQLGTPGGQTQPVSNPVSSTEHSN; encoded by the coding sequence GTGACTAAAAAAGAAATCGTCAAGGCGATCTCCGAGAGTTGCGGTCTGACCCAGTTGAAGACCAAGGAGATTGTCCAGAAGACCTTCGAGGCGATCATCGATACGTTGGTGGAAGACCCTCGTCACCGGATTGAGCTGCGCAACTTCGGCGTGTTCGAAGTGAAGAAGCGTGCGGCTCGTAAGGCGCGCAACCCGCGCACCGGTGAACGTGTCGATGTCGCGGAAAAGTACGTCGTAACGTTCAAGCCAGGTAAGGAGATGGAAGAACGGGTGCTGCAGCTCGAGCAGCAGGAACTGAACCAGCCGCCGCAGCCGACGAATGTCGAGTCGTCAACACCCGCTGCACCGGCCCAGCCTGTCACGCCCCAGCCGACCGCACCTCCCGTCATCCCGCCGCATCCCTCACAGCTGGGAACACCCGGTGGGCAGACGCAACCCGTTTCCAATCCTGTCAGCTCCACCGAACACTCCAACTGA
- a CDS encoding dihydroorotate dehydrogenase — protein MVDLSVSLNRLTLRNPILVASGTFGYAREMEAYVDFARLGGVIPKTVTPLPRIGNPPPRTVETASGMLNSIGLDNDGLDTFIEKHLPYLLGLDTAVIVNIAGRSVDDFSTMAARVGEHPGVAALELNISCPNVSGGVDFGTNPELARDVVRAVRNACDLPVIAKLTPNVTSIIPIAAAAADGGADAVSLVNTFQGMAIDWRRRRPILGNVLGGLSGPAIKPLALRCVFQVARNVDIPIIGIGGIQSLDDVMEFLVAGASAVQIGTANFYNPGISGRLVDELEQVLATEGLSNVREIVGSLQTP, from the coding sequence ATGGTCGATCTGTCCGTCTCACTCAATCGCCTGACGCTCCGTAACCCGATCCTGGTCGCGTCCGGAACCTTCGGGTACGCGCGCGAAATGGAGGCGTACGTCGACTTCGCGCGGCTGGGCGGCGTGATCCCCAAGACGGTCACCCCGCTCCCGCGGATCGGCAACCCGCCACCCCGAACGGTCGAAACGGCCTCGGGGATGCTCAACTCGATCGGCCTGGACAACGACGGTCTCGATACGTTCATCGAGAAGCATCTGCCCTACCTGCTGGGGCTCGATACCGCCGTCATCGTGAACATCGCCGGCCGCAGTGTCGACGACTTCTCCACCATGGCGGCCCGCGTCGGAGAACACCCCGGCGTCGCGGCCCTCGAGCTGAACATCTCCTGCCCCAACGTCAGCGGCGGCGTGGACTTCGGCACCAATCCCGAACTGGCGCGCGACGTGGTGCGGGCAGTCCGGAACGCCTGCGACCTGCCGGTGATCGCCAAGCTCACGCCGAACGTCACCAGCATCATCCCGATTGCAGCCGCGGCTGCCGATGGTGGCGCCGACGCGGTTTCGCTGGTGAACACCTTCCAGGGAATGGCCATCGACTGGCGGCGGCGACGCCCCATCCTCGGAAATGTCCTCGGTGGGCTGAGTGGGCCGGCCATCAAGCCGCTCGCGCTGCGGTGCGTCTTCCAGGTTGCCCGCAACGTCGACATCCCGATCATCGGGATCGGCGGAATTCAGTCCCTCGACGACGTGATGGAGTTCCTCGTCGCCGGCGCGTCGGCCGTTCAAATCGGGACGGCGAACTTCTACAATCCTGGCATCTCCGGTCGTCTCGTTGACGAACTCGAACAGGTGCTCGCCACCGAGGGGCTTTCGAACGTCCGCGAGATCGTCGGCTCCCTGCAGACACCCTGA